The following proteins come from a genomic window of Anopheles ziemanni chromosome 3, idAnoZiCoDA_A2_x.2, whole genome shotgun sequence:
- the LOC131284465 gene encoding spore coat protein SP96-like — protein sequence MFPQKLISIVVIVVAFSMISAIEGLTIEELRAQIIQQRLQERLGTTTASSATTAASATTAESATTSAAATTAESATTTAATTTTAATTTTEATTTTESTTTADATTTAGSSTTADSATTTESASTTASEAELIQQYRDQVRQEAIQRALQRAAARG from the exons ATGTTTCCGCAAAAGTTGATTTCGATCGTGGTGATTGTTGTTGCTTTCAGCATG ATTTCAGCCATAGAAGGACTCACTATAGAAGAGTTGCGTGCGCAAATAATACAGCAGCGACTTCAGGAACGCCTGGGAACGACAACAGCTAGCtcggcaacaacagcagcatcagcgaCAACAGCAGAATCAGCGACAACCAGTGCAGCAGCCACAACAGCTGAATCCGCTACAACTACTGCGGCGACCACAACTACTGCGGCGACCACAACTACTGAGGCGACCACAACTACTGAATCTACAACAACTGCCGATGCCACAACGACAGCTGGTTCTTCAACCACTGCCGACTCTGCAACGACTACTGAGTCTGCTTCCACTACGGCGAGCGAAGCGGAACTGATACAACAATATCGGGATCAGGTCCGCCAGGAGGCTATCCAACGTGCCTTGCAGAGGGCGGCTGCACGAGGTTGA